The following are from one region of the Bacteroidales bacterium genome:
- a CDS encoding DUF4295 domain-containing protein, which translates to MAKKVIATLQAQGKEFSKLIRMVKSPKTGAYVFKETMVPNDQIKNVVEKK; encoded by the coding sequence ATGGCAAAGAAAGTTATTGCAACCCTTCAGGCACAGGGTAAAGAGTTCTCGAAGCTGATCCGCATGGTGAAATCACCAAAAACCGGGGCATACGTTTTCAAAGAAACTATGGTTCCCAACGATCAGATTAAAAATGTCGTTGAAAAGAAATAA
- the rpmG gene encoding 50S ribosomal protein L33, whose amino-acid sequence MAKKSKDQRIQVIMECTEHKNSGKPGTSRYITTKNKKNTPERLELKKFNPILKRMTVHKEIK is encoded by the coding sequence ATGGCGAAGAAATCGAAAGATCAAAGGATACAGGTTATCATGGAGTGCACCGAACATAAGAACAGCGGCAAACCGGGTACTTCCAGGTATATAACCACCAAAAACAAGAAAAATACGCCGGAAAGATTAGAACTTAAGAAGTTTAATCCTATCCTGAAACGGATGACGGTTCATAAAGAAATTAAATAG